A section of the Sceloporus undulatus isolate JIND9_A2432 ecotype Alabama chromosome 3, SceUnd_v1.1, whole genome shotgun sequence genome encodes:
- the LOC121925947 gene encoding zinc finger protein DZIP1L-like, protein MPGSSFSVNFQSSSDHFGNMLAGSTVIPAFKFQLRKNTIDWRRFSAIDVERVARELDLATLQENINIVTFCNLDAEKCPYCQQPVDPVLLKVLKMAQLIIEYLLHSQEYLSMNLTLQEEQHQAALEDLKHLKHDLDKQAEELKSVKEESRRRKKMIATQQLLLQAGANNYHKCQLCEKTFMNYSFLQAHMQRRHPEATAAEKEKKKHVEQMENEIEELKVKLKETHAQLEAESQYRAQEAESVRQREEEGRQKFERWKEEERTKFGKEMEDLRQLFLTEFKDISSRNSALEGKLQELQVKSTVVSNLGTLQDDDSADKQQWTKTQKELQGMKAKIEQQRTEWKWKLKELQKEHQIDKEQVSTLKHLFSGVFFSLSNRRGHTLDWCIVNICPHPEQQVHFLYSKKKEKKE, encoded by the exons ATGCCAGGCTCGTCGTTTTCTGTGAATTTCCAGAGCAGCAGTGACCACTTTGGGAACATGCTAGCCGGTTCTACTGTCATTCCAGCCTTTAAGTTCCAGCTGCGGAAAAACACTATTGACTGGAGGCGATTCAGTGCCATTGATGTGGAACGGGTGGCCCGCGAGTTGGATCTTGCTACTCTTCAAGAAAACATCAACATTGTCACCTTTTGCAATCTTGATGCTGAGAAGTGTCCCTACTGTCAACAACCAGTGGACCCTGTTCTCTTAAAGGTCCTCAAGATGGCCCAGCTGATCATTGAATACCTACTCCATTCTCAGGAGTATCTGAGTATGAATTTGACGCTTCAGGAGGAGCAGCACCAGGCTGCCCTTGAAGACCTTAAGCACCTCAAGCATGACTTAGATAAACAAGCAGAAGAGCTGAAGAGTGTCAAGGAAGAGAGCAGGAGGCGGAAGAAGATGATTGCCACCCAGCAGTTGCTTTTGCAAGCTGGAGCCAATAACTACCACAAg TGCCAACTCTGTGAGAAGACCTTCATGAATTACTCCTTTCTTCAAGCCCACATGCAGCGAAGGCACCCAGAAGCCACTGCAGCTG agaaggagaagaagaaacatgtggagcaaatggaaaatgaaattgaaGAACTGAAAGTCAAGCTGAAGGAGACCCATGCCCAACTGGAGGCTGAGAGTCAGTATAGAGCTCAG GAAGCAGAGAGTGTTCgccaaagagaagaggagggaagacaaaAGTTTGAGAGGTGGAAGGAAGAGGAGCGGACAAAATttggaaaggaaatggaagacCTTAGGCAGCTCTTCCTTACTGAATTCAAGGATATTTCCAGCAGGAATTCTGCCTTGGAAGGG AAACTTCAAGAACTGCAAGTGAAGAGTACAGTTGTTTCTAATCTAGGAACACTGCAGGATGATGATTCTGCTGACAAGCAGCAATGGACTAAGACTCAGAAGGAACTGCAAGGGATGAAAGCAAAGATCGAACAGCAG AGAACAGAGTGGAAATGGAAGCTAAAGGAACTTCAGAAGGAGCACCAGATAGACAAGGAACAAGTGAGTACACTTAAGCATctgttttctggggtttttttttctctttccaatagGAGAGGGCACACATTAGACTGGTGTATAGTCAACAT ATGCCCACATCCAGAGCAACAGGTCCATTTTTTGtactccaaaaagaaagaaaaaaaagagtaa